In Pseudomonas abieticivorans, the genomic window GCTCTTCGTGGTTGATCACTACCTGGAACAGGATGTCTTCGCGATCGAATACCGAGGTCATGGTGTTTCTCCGTGTGGTAAGGGTTTTTATCAAGACGAACGACGGGGTAGAAAATTAACCGCGCAGCGCCCTTTAGGAGCAGCGGTCCGGCGTCCCGGTTTATCCGCGAAAAGCCCACCGCGTTGTGCCAGGCATAGCGTGGTGCGGCCTTCGCGGATGAATCCTTCTACAAAACGCCTCAGGCGTGGGTGAGTGCCGCCTGCAACGCCCGCCCGAAAATCCCCGCCACTTCGTCGATCTGCCCGGCGGTGATGATCAACGGCGGCAGGAAGCGCACCACGCTGCTGTGGCGCCCGCCCAGCTCGATGATCAAGCCGCGCTTGAGGCATTCGCGCTGGATGCGGCTGGCCAATACCGGGTCGGCCGGTGGGTGGCCGAGCACGTCGGGCTGGCCGTTGGGGTCGACCACTTCGACGCCCAGCATCAACCCGCGGCCGCGCACGTCGCCCATCTGCCGGTGACACCGTTGCAGGCCCAGCAGGTGTTCGCGCAGGCGCTGGCCCACGGTGGCCGCGTGTTGCACCAGGTTTTCGGACTCGATGTAGCGGATCACCGCCGAGCCTGCGGCCATGGCCATCTGGTTGCCACGGAAGGTGCCGGCGTGGGCACCTGGTTGCCAGGTGTCGAGCCAGTCGCGGTACACCATCACCGCCAGCGGCAGGCTGCCGCCGATGGCTTTGGACAGCACCACCACATCGGGCACGATGCTGGCGTGTTCGAAGGCGAACAGTTTGCCGGTGCGGCCAAAGCCGGTCTGGATTTCATCGATGATCAGCGCCACGCCGGCGCGGGCGGTGATTTCCCGTACGCCGCGCAACCAGGTGTCGGCGGCCGGGATCACCCCGCCCTCGCCCTGCACCACTTCCAGAATGACCGCAGCCGGGGGCTGCACGCCGCTTTCCGGGTCATTGAGCAGGTTGTCCAGGTAGCGCAGGTTGACCTCCACGCCCATCTCGCCGCCCAGGCCGAATGGGCAACGATAGTCGTAAGGGAATGGCATGAACTGCACGCCCTGGCTCAGCAGCGAACCCAGTGGGGTCTTGGCCTTGAGGTTGCCCATCAAGCTCAGCGCGCCCTGGCTCATGCCGTGGTAGCCGCCCTGGAAGGCCAGCACGGTACTGCGCCCGGTGGCGGTACGCACCAGTTTGAGCGCCGCCTCCACCGCATCGGTGCCGGTGGGGCCGGTGAATTGGATCTTGGCCTGTTTGGCGAACGCCGGTGGCAGCACGGCGAACAGGTCTTGCACGAAACGGTCCTTGACCGGGGTGCTCAGGTCCAGGGTGTGCAGCGGCAGTTCGTCGTCG contains:
- a CDS encoding aspartate aminotransferase family protein, encoding MSTVLAENPSIRHDEDKDYQFEDNPILARQKLQESNARSYPRRIPLALKRGRGIHVEDVEGRVFIDCLAGAGTLALGHNHKVVIDAIRQVLDDELPLHTLDLSTPVKDRFVQDLFAVLPPAFAKQAKIQFTGPTGTDAVEAALKLVRTATGRSTVLAFQGGYHGMSQGALSLMGNLKAKTPLGSLLSQGVQFMPFPYDYRCPFGLGGEMGVEVNLRYLDNLLNDPESGVQPPAAVILEVVQGEGGVIPAADTWLRGVREITARAGVALIIDEIQTGFGRTGKLFAFEHASIVPDVVVLSKAIGGSLPLAVMVYRDWLDTWQPGAHAGTFRGNQMAMAAGSAVIRYIESENLVQHAATVGQRLREHLLGLQRCHRQMGDVRGRGLMLGVEVVDPNGQPDVLGHPPADPVLASRIQRECLKRGLIIELGGRHSSVVRFLPPLIITAGQIDEVAGIFGRALQAALTHA